In Takifugu flavidus isolate HTHZ2018 chromosome 13, ASM371156v2, whole genome shotgun sequence, the following are encoded in one genomic region:
- the ttc38 gene encoding tetratricopeptide repeat protein 38 isoform X2, with amino-acid sequence MTPASWRDCQAWRDEGLTLSTSSNEACKLYDAILTQYVKWKNDETMGGIEGCISALQAADPNFVMGHMISTGLELVGTASTTRLNERLAGAVRRTVELANAQDITHREKLHVRAMELFSHGDFPKAADAWEDILLDHPTDMTALKFAHDTYFYMGAQLPMRDSVIRVLPHWKPHNPLYRYLNGMLSFGLLETRLYDQAEKVAMEGLALTPDDAWAVHSLAHVYEMRAEVDKSLSFFERTEKDWQSADMLASHNNWHWALNFIEKGQYEAALEIFDSKIFRFCKSSGAMLDIVDACSLLYRLEMEGVCVKDRWQELFQVTRPHSDDHVTLFNDFHFLMVSLGAKDSSTSRRLLEGLQELSKEPGNNQQHHLAGTVGMPMCQAMIEYDQGNHDRAFELLYPLRYKILGIGGSDAQRDLFSQLMVHAAMKSEKKRNQKLGRCLLMERDTVRPNSPLTQRLMRKALVLHD; translated from the exons ATGACTCCTGCAAGTTGGAGGGACTGTCAG GCCTGGCGAGACGAAGGTCTGACACTGTCCACCAGCAGTAATGAGGCCTGCAAACTCTATGATGCCATACTTACACAG TATGTGAAATGGAAAAATGACGAAACTATGGGAGGAATTGAAGGATGCATTTCTGCTCTCCAAGCAGCTGACCCCAACTTTG ttatgggtcacatgatcagcaCAGGCCTGGAGCTGGTGGGGACGGCGAGCACGACCCGTTTGAATGAGCGTCTCGCCGGTGCAGTGAGACGGACCGTGGAGCTTGCCAATGCTCAGGACATCACGCACAGAGAGAAGCTCCATGTCAGAGCGATGGAGCTCTTTTCTCACGG GGACTTTCCCAAGGCAGCTGATGCATGGGAGGATATTTTGCTCGACCACCCTACCGATATGACGGCTCTCAAGTTCGCTCACGACACCTACTTCTACATGGGAGCTCAGCTGCCCATGAGGGACTCTGTGATCCGTGTTTTGCCCCATTGGAAGCCACACAACCCTCTGTATAG GTATCTGAATGGGATGCTTTCCTTCGGTCTTCTGGAGACGCGCCTCTATGACCAGGCCGAGAAGGTGGCGATGGAG GGCCTCGCTTTGACTCCAGATGATGCCTGGGCCGTCCACTCCCTGGCCCACGTGTACGAGATGAGGGCGGAAGTGGACAAGAGCTTGAGTTTCTTTGAGAGAACGGAGAAGGACTGGCAG AGCGCCGACATGCTGGCCAGTCACAACAATTGGCACTGGGCTCTGAATTTCATAGAGAAG GGACAATATGAAGCTGCTCTGGAAATATTTGATTCTAAG ATTTTCCGCTTCTGTAAATCTTCCGGAGCCATGTTGGACATTGTCGATGCCTGTTCGCTGCTCTACAGACTGGAAATGGAGG GCGTGTGCGTCAAAGATCGCTGGCAGGAGCTGTTCCAGGTGACGCGACCTCACAGCGATGATCACGTGACCCTGTTCAACGACTTCCACTTCCTGATGGTCTCACTGGGAGCCAAAGACAGCAGCACATCTCGGCGACTACTGGAAGGCCTCCAGGAACTGTCTAA GGAACCAGGAAACAATCAGCAGCACCATCTGGCAGGGACAGTTGGCATGCCGATGTGTCAGGCCATGATAGAGTATGACCAGGGAAACCACGACCGGGCTTTCGAGCTGCTCTACCCGTTGCGCTATAAAATACTGGGAATCGGTGGCAGCGACGCACAG AGAGATCTCTTCAGTCAGCTGATGGTTCACGCCGCCATGAAatcagaaaagaagaggaaccAGAAACTGGGAAG ATGTCTTCTGATGGAGCGTGATACCGTGAGACCAAACTCTCCTCTGACGCAGCGGCTGATGAGGAAAGCGTTAGTTCTCCACGACTAG
- the ttc38 gene encoding tetratricopeptide repeat protein 38 isoform X1: MTPASWRDCQAWRDEGLTLSTSSNEACKLYDAILTQYVKWKNDETMGGIEGCISALQAADPNFVMGHMISTGLELVGTASTTRLNERLAGAVRRTVELANAQDITHREKLHVRAMELFSHGDFPKAADAWEDILLDHPTDMTALKFAHDTYFYMGAQLPMRDSVIRVLPHWKPHNPLYRYLNGMLSFGLLETRLYDQAEKVAMEGLALTPDDAWAVHSLAHVYEMRAEVDKSLSFFERTEKDWQSADMLASHNNWHWALNFIEKGQYEAALEIFDSKCFELISQCYLPLYSKIMRIFRFCKSSGAMLDIVDACSLLYRLEMEGVCVKDRWQELFQVTRPHSDDHVTLFNDFHFLMVSLGAKDSSTSRRLLEGLQELSKEPGNNQQHHLAGTVGMPMCQAMIEYDQGNHDRAFELLYPLRYKILGIGGSDAQRDLFSQLMVHAAMKSEKKRNQKLGRCLLMERDTVRPNSPLTQRLMRKALVLHD, translated from the exons ATGACTCCTGCAAGTTGGAGGGACTGTCAG GCCTGGCGAGACGAAGGTCTGACACTGTCCACCAGCAGTAATGAGGCCTGCAAACTCTATGATGCCATACTTACACAG TATGTGAAATGGAAAAATGACGAAACTATGGGAGGAATTGAAGGATGCATTTCTGCTCTCCAAGCAGCTGACCCCAACTTTG ttatgggtcacatgatcagcaCAGGCCTGGAGCTGGTGGGGACGGCGAGCACGACCCGTTTGAATGAGCGTCTCGCCGGTGCAGTGAGACGGACCGTGGAGCTTGCCAATGCTCAGGACATCACGCACAGAGAGAAGCTCCATGTCAGAGCGATGGAGCTCTTTTCTCACGG GGACTTTCCCAAGGCAGCTGATGCATGGGAGGATATTTTGCTCGACCACCCTACCGATATGACGGCTCTCAAGTTCGCTCACGACACCTACTTCTACATGGGAGCTCAGCTGCCCATGAGGGACTCTGTGATCCGTGTTTTGCCCCATTGGAAGCCACACAACCCTCTGTATAG GTATCTGAATGGGATGCTTTCCTTCGGTCTTCTGGAGACGCGCCTCTATGACCAGGCCGAGAAGGTGGCGATGGAG GGCCTCGCTTTGACTCCAGATGATGCCTGGGCCGTCCACTCCCTGGCCCACGTGTACGAGATGAGGGCGGAAGTGGACAAGAGCTTGAGTTTCTTTGAGAGAACGGAGAAGGACTGGCAG AGCGCCGACATGCTGGCCAGTCACAACAATTGGCACTGGGCTCTGAATTTCATAGAGAAG GGACAATATGAAGCTGCTCTGGAAATATTTGATTCTAAG TGCTTTGAGCTGATCTCACAGTGTTACTTACCACTTTACTCAAAGATAATGCGG ATTTTCCGCTTCTGTAAATCTTCCGGAGCCATGTTGGACATTGTCGATGCCTGTTCGCTGCTCTACAGACTGGAAATGGAGG GCGTGTGCGTCAAAGATCGCTGGCAGGAGCTGTTCCAGGTGACGCGACCTCACAGCGATGATCACGTGACCCTGTTCAACGACTTCCACTTCCTGATGGTCTCACTGGGAGCCAAAGACAGCAGCACATCTCGGCGACTACTGGAAGGCCTCCAGGAACTGTCTAA GGAACCAGGAAACAATCAGCAGCACCATCTGGCAGGGACAGTTGGCATGCCGATGTGTCAGGCCATGATAGAGTATGACCAGGGAAACCACGACCGGGCTTTCGAGCTGCTCTACCCGTTGCGCTATAAAATACTGGGAATCGGTGGCAGCGACGCACAG AGAGATCTCTTCAGTCAGCTGATGGTTCACGCCGCCATGAAatcagaaaagaagaggaaccAGAAACTGGGAAG ATGTCTTCTGATGGAGCGTGATACCGTGAGACCAAACTCTCCTCTGACGCAGCGGCTGATGAGGAAAGCGTTAGTTCTCCACGACTAG